The window TTTGTCACGAAAAAAGGGACCAGAAAACATCTTCCCCAAACTGTGTCCCTCAGAGAATGACTAGAAGTAATGGGAATGATGTGTTATTGATATAGTCTCAATCACTAGATCCCTTGAGCATTAGAAGGAAAGTAGGTTATCAATACAAATGCGAAAATGAAGTAACAGATTCACAGTGAGAATTTCAAAACCTAACTATGCCATTTTCTcctgaagtttttcttttctcttcttggaaAGATTTGCCAGAATCTTCTCATGAGAATATATAACTCTTGAGAAGACTACCCTGCTGATCCAATATGCTCCTTATCATAGGAGCAGTTATGGCAATCATGTGTTAGTTGATGCTACAGTAAATATAAGTATATTGTTTAGGTCAGAAAATAAtagtccttttttgttttttaccaagaAAACCACTCAAAAAGTTTACAGGgtttctcttgtgtgtgtgtgtgtgggggggtatacactttattcattaaacaaatatgtattaaatatcaatatatatttatcacattGCTAGGTGATACAGctatatctattattttttaattaattgagaggcagggaagcagagagacaggctcccacattcgccccaacagggatccacctggaagccccctaccaggtgatgctctgcccatcaagggctgctgctccgttgctcagcaatcgagttatcttagtacctgaggcaaggccatagtgccatcctcagcgcccttggtcaacttgctagaaccatttgagtcatggctgcaggaagagaagagaagagagagagggagagagagaaagaagaagaagaagaagaagggcagaggtggagaagcagatggtcacttctcctgtgtgccctgactgggaatcaaacctggaacatccacacactgggctgatgctctacagctgagtgAAACAGCCAGGGTGACTATTTCTATATTAATTAGTATTGAAATGTATTGAAGGAGACAGCCCAACAACCTTTAGCACATGACCAAATTAagtaaatgctaaaaaaaaaatatatgattggAAGAATTAGTCAGTGCACCTATGAAAAAACCAAGTGAGGCTCCCTGGGGAAATTGGCACCTCATTTCTTTGTTGAAATCTCATTACACAAATATTTATCAGGTTATCCTGCAAGTACATGGACAAAATGGTAAAATAGCCCTCTGCTCTGACTAGTAACGAAGTCAGACATATTGCCATCAAATGTGAACATAGAATTTATTAACTCAGAGTGGTCAGGGATGACTTTCTAGGGAGGTGACATTTCAGTTGAATTTGCAACAAAGACTATTGTTTAAAAAGCAGAAGAAGGCAGGAAGCACACTGTAATGGAGAAACAATGTGTCCACACTGAGAGAGTCACAAAAAGACAGGATATGCTTGGGGACTGTGGGAATGCTTCCCACATAGGGGAGGTTGGTGGCAGAAGATGGGGTGACAGACCTTGAATGTCATGCTAGGCACTTGCAGGAACATTTCAATCTACTAATTCAGGTGTTTTTCAGAGTCACTGTGCCTGAGTATAAATACCAGTTCTTCCTTTAACAAATTTTATCACCTTCAGAAATTAAGTTTCTAAGCCATTGTTCCCTGATTCCAAACATGGGCACAATATTACTATTTCTCTCATAAGGTGTTTAAGATGACACCTGAGAGGGGTGTTCTGGATACACTGGCTGTCTTCATATTCCTTGAACATGTCCAGTTCATTCCCACCATGAAATCTTTGCAACAGTTGTCCCTGTAtgtcaccccccctcccccagcagaaCTTTAAATGGTGGGCTGCTTACTGCATTTCAACCACAGTGCAAGTATAAGTTCCATAGAAAGGACTGTCCTGATTCTAAAGTTCAAAGAAACTACTAAGTccttcatttttatatatcactTTCATTTAATTGTCTTGAtggcaggctctggccagttggctcagtggtagagcgtcggcctggcatgcggaagtcccgagttcgattcctggccagggcacacaggagaagcacccatctgcttctccacctctccccctctccttcctctctgtctctctcttcccctcccacagccaaggctccattggagcaaaagatggctcgggcgctgggaatggctccttggcctctgccccaggtgctagagtggctctggtcgcaacagagcaatgccccagaggggcagagcatcgccccctggtgggcgtgccgggtggatcccggtccggcgcatgcgggagtctgtctgactgcctccccatttccagcttcagaaaaatacaaaaaaaaaaattgtcttgatGGCATTTTTCTCTATCTGAGATGGGAGAGATCATATGTCTTATTCcatgttacatttcccattcacAGGACTGACTAACAGTCACagacagtaaataaatatttgtggaattaaTACATTGGTTTTACAACCTGAACTTAgtttaaatttttgtaatatcaGTGTTGAAATACTTCCTAGAAAGAGTTCTTGGGAGAAATTTAGTGAGGAAAATCTATCAAACACACAGTATATTTATTGTCCAGCACATTTCAGACTTTCAGTAAATCCTAGATGACACACTGACATACCTCCTTctatatttcttgcccactaaTTCAGTGCATAAAGAACACACAAACTTTTCAGCTAAAGGTATGTTTCCTTCACTCTTTGTAGATTTTACAAACTATTTTTCAGTGTGTCTCTAACCATTCTTTCCCTAATCATCAACAGCGTGCCCATGTCCTCTcactgttttccttccttccctgacgACAGTGCCTGAAACCAAACCACATATGGAATGGGAAGTCCTTGCCATGTTGCCATCTCACATGCAGCGGagtggatgttttaaaaactcatgaAAATGACCAGAGGACAATAAGACTCTCATAAGAGCTGTGCTGCAAAGCAGCCCTGACTAACAGTATATCAGTTAGAAAATATCCTGGAAATTTTCctgcaagttaaaaaaatctatcCAGATACCATGAACCCAAACAAGCCATAGGATGGGGACAGCCTCTTCATCAGTGTTTTGCCTTCAAGATCTGCATGACTGAAAGCAGCTATTGAACAACACCTCCAGCCTTAGCTTATCATCATGGATAGAAAACCAGTACAAATTTCAAAACAGTAAATTCATTTACTAGGTCTGTTCAATGGCATAATTGTTAGTCAAGCAGCCACGGCTCTCTGGGGAGTATACCTATGAAAATAGCGTAACTTTCCAAGAATGTTTGGAAGCCATTcagaaaaaattttcttcttaaatccACATCAATTCAGTCACCATTAGGCACTTCAGTATGCAAGACTGTGATTAAATCACACATAAACATTTTACAACTCCTATACCTCAGACTCTTGTATGTgagaaaaataagcatttttcatgtttctctttttcatgcAGATTCTGACTAGAGAAGAGATAAAGGGGTGATAAATGAGGGGGTTCATAGGATATATTAAGGcatactttataatatttatacagATTCTCCTACAAGAATCTTTGTCATACTCTGAGTCCTGACCTTGAATTCACCCAGTTGTATTTAACTCCCATTTCTCGGTTCCCTTACTGAGAGTTGTCTTGCCATTGCCCAGGGACCTTTGATTAAAACCCAGAGCTTTTATAATCCTATCAGAGTCTTGACTTCCAGAATATCTGCATCTGTGGGAGGAAGTGACTGAGCCTACTAGAAGATGGGCAACCATACCACAGTGAGCTCATTCCTTCTGTGGGGATTTTCCAGTTTCCCACACCTGCAGGGTCTCCTCTTTGTGATCGTCTTCTTCTCCCATGTGACTATCTTAGCTTCAAACATGGCCATATTGGTGGCCATCAAGCTCAATCACAGCCTTCACATCCCCATGTACTTTCTCCTCTCTGGCCTGTCCTTTTCAGAAACCTGTACCACTGTGGTAATCATCCCCAGAATGCTAGTGGACTTGCTGTCAGACAACAAGACCATTTCTCTTCCTGGGTGTGCCGCacagatgtttttcttctttggctTGGGAGGCAATAACTGCTTCATCATGGCTGCCATGTCCTACGACCGTTACACTGCCATTCACAACCCGCTGCACTACCCCATCTTGATGACCCCCAAGATCTGCTTTCAGCTCATGATGGCTTCTTTTGTCACTGGGATGGTGGTGTCGCTGTGCATTGTCCTCACAATATTCAACCTGTCTTTTTGTGACTCCAGCACCATCCAGCACTTTTTTTGCGACATGACACCTGTAGTCTCCCTTGCCTGTGATTACACCTTTTTTCAGAAAATGATCCTTCTTGCATTCAGTGCCTTTGTGTTAGTGGGCAgcttcattttaattatgatttccTATGTCTTCATTGTGGCCATAGTTGTGAAGATGCGCTCTGCAAGGGGGAGATATAAGGCCTTTTCTACTTGCTCTTCTCACCTCATTGTGGTGTGCATCCACTATGGATTTGCTGGCTTTATCTACTTGAGGCCCAAGGACAGCGACTCTTTCTGTGAAGATATGCTGATGTCTGTGACATATACCGTGCTGACTCCCCTGCTTAATCCCATGGTTTACAGCCTAAGAAACAAAGACATGCAGATAGCCCTAGGGAAAGTAGTAGACACTGTGTGTAGGTTTTTCTCTCAGGTGATAAGTAAAAGAGCCCCGAACACTTCTTAAGACATTTACAGAGCATTGATAACTAAAGTGAAGAGAGTGGAgtatttctaataaaaatcaCAACCTTATGCACAAAGCAATTAAAGTGTGTTCTAATTGCCTGATATGCCTTGTTTGGTCTCATTCTTTTCCTACTACAAACTAgatgtagttttaaaatatgttcaaacGTTATTGgacatatgtgtatacatatgcatatacacgGGCACATATGTATGtagcaaacataaaaaatgcTCTGAAACACCACATTTTCAAAACTATGGTTGCCTTTGGAGGAGATATattattctaaaaagaaaaaggagaaag is drawn from Saccopteryx leptura isolate mSacLep1 chromosome 1, mSacLep1_pri_phased_curated, whole genome shotgun sequence and contains these coding sequences:
- the LOC136388778 gene encoding olfactory receptor 10J4-like gives rise to the protein MGNHTTVSSFLLWGFSSFPHLQGLLFVIVFFSHVTILASNMAILVAIKLNHSLHIPMYFLLSGLSFSETCTTVVIIPRMLVDLLSDNKTISLPGCAAQMFFFFGLGGNNCFIMAAMSYDRYTAIHNPLHYPILMTPKICFQLMMASFVTGMVVSLCIVLTIFNLSFCDSSTIQHFFCDMTPVVSLACDYTFFQKMILLAFSAFVLVGSFILIMISYVFIVAIVVKMRSARGRYKAFSTCSSHLIVVCIHYGFAGFIYLRPKDSDSFCEDMLMSVTYTVLTPLLNPMVYSLRNKDMQIALGKVVDTVCRFFSQVISKRAPNTS